DNA sequence from the Oryza brachyantha chromosome 5, ObraRS2, whole genome shotgun sequence genome:
AAAATTGGCTAAGAAGTTTTTATGTATAAGCTTTACTAGAAACGTCATGTATGATATCGAAAAACATGTACATGATAATAAACAATAGAGCGTTGgtgattttccttttttttcctaactaGTGAGGATAGTACTTACGACTAGGATTTACATTGATGGATCGATTGGGATCTTATTGTCCACGCTCGATAGACAATTCGTATTAGTATCTTActgaattaaattaattggaTTCATgccattttaattttgacaattaaaattttttaactattcatGATATTAGTTACATGTCATTcgaattttaataattttttaaatgtgcCATTGCAATCGAGATTTTTCATGAGAGTGTGTATTAAGGGTATAATTTTGTCAGTACCTTTATTTCTTCTTCAGCTCTGGCACATCAACGGTGGCTCATGTTCTCATGTTCATCTatatcctctctctcccctcaaTCATCGTAACATCTGTGTTTTGCATTTCCTTCAAGACGCACGAGAGGAGGCCCACAAGCTTGAAGTATCCACCCTTGTCCTATTCCCATCCTTGCCCCTTGAATCACCGTTCCCCTCTTTGTCCCCATCCTCGTGTCCTAGCGCCGCTCATAGAGGGAGGCATCCGCCTCGATCCGATGGAGCTACAATGGAGGTCTTGTTtgcctccatccatccaccatCCAGTAGTATCTATAACACCATGAGGACCTGACTGCACCCTTCGTCTTCAGCAAGCCAGTAGATCTATCGCCTCCCGCTTGCCCCCCTCGAGTTGTCCTCTTTCCCCACGCAGCCAGGGTAGTGCCTATTGCATGGTTGCACGCCAAGCACGACACACTGAATGAATGCAGATGCGCTTTTTGAGGGACAATAGTCACAAGAGAATAATGACAAGGAGGTCTGTTGAGAGCATGGGCTACGATgattcctccgccgccactaccatcttcctctcctcctcctttggACCTTGTACTATTCGGTTCAGTGCCGGTGGGAGGCACCCACACATCGTGTCACCTCATTGCAGTGGGAGCTTGAGGAGGGGGATGAGTCCTAGACGATTGTTGTGGGAGAGCTCCTTAGCGTTGGTATCGAGGGTTCGCCAAGAACGCTATTTGGCTAAATGACGAAGTTCGTCACCCCTAGGTGTCAGTggttcattttaaaatttacgaCATTTCAGTGGTACACGACCAATATCACAAATAGTAATGGCATGTTTTAAATCGACAAATTTGTAATAGCGTGGATCCAATTACCCATACTGAATTAGGCTCAGATGGTTTGGAATGCAGaactctaaaataatttatggatagaatttttatatctGTTATTGGCAGTTTAAGAGCATCACCATAGAACTCCAATATAGCTTTCAATTCTACAAATTTAGGTTTGTGGATAAATTAGTTCAACAACTGCTCTTATCCGCCTATCTGCTCTCTCGCTCTCTACTTGCAGGGAGAGGTCGCACTCCCAAACAACCCGCGGGAGGTGTAGATGTTGATGTATCGGGTAGGGACAAATTTATCTACGTTGTGAGTTTAAATgtacctatttttttattattggaagttaattttgaattatctATTAGAAAGAATAGCCTATCACACACCTAAAAATCTGATTGGAAATCCTAAAAAgagaattaattatatataagctCCATGAGTCAGGGTCCAAAAgcatatcaaatcatttttaaattttgatttatatgtttaataaattctttatatcaaaatcttatacatgcaaaaattttaagcattctatatgaaacatattatttagaaGGTTGGTAGCCAGgtccatccatataaatccaAAATCACCGGTAAGACTGAACGTAGCCCAAGTCCAAGAAACGAATGGCTTCGAATCAGCGGCGGAGCATCCGACACCACTCGCCCTGAGTGGCGTGCACAGGTTTGGAGTTTGTCAgcgcctgcggcggcgggcgacacgtacgccgcgcgcggcgtgACGGTGCGAACTGTAGAGACGCGGTGCGATGTATGGGGCACGACGGCACGTACGTTACGTATACGATGCGCTCGGCTCGGCGTTACGCTGCGTTTGGCCGGTTAATCCAGAGCCGAGGAAAAGACACGGAGGGAGGGCAGAGCACAGACGAGAGAAGCTCCCGTCCCGACCGATCAGAGGGCGACGCGCATGCCTGCGGATCGACGACCTAGCAAGTGCATGCGAGTACGTGGGTAGGTAGATCTAGCCAGGATGAGGGGAGCATGCAGATAGGTCCCCGTCACGGGCATCCGCAGGCCGCAGCTCGATCCACGCCATGGGTAATGGAATGGCCGTTGGTTGGTCAATCGTTCTCGGTGTTTCATAGCACAAAGTCAGTCGTGGATGCAGTGCTGCAGCTGGCGCTGTCTTGTGGCTGCTACTCTTTCGATCTGCGTCGTGGGACGGGATGGAACGGGACGGTGGGAGTCGCTGAAATAGGGAGGGAAATGTCCATTTTGTCTCCCTTGGTATTTAAGCTAAATCCAATTCACCTCTCTTAACTGTAAAACCGCCTATACAGTGTTTCTCAATATTCAATATATAAGTGCAAGTTGGCTCCTTCGATCATGGTTTTCGAAGTGGTTTTGTTGCATGTTGATTGGCTAACAGGCACGGACGACCGTGGTCTACTCGATGGACActgttcaagaaaaaaaaagtacatagAAACTACACGtcaatcaaaagaaaaaagaatgaaacctCATAAGAATCACATGTCAATGCTTATCTCCACGtctctcaagtctcaactCTCGTAGCAACAACCATCATATCGAAGGATGGAAGCAGCGTTGCCATTGACTAGTCATTCCATGCACGGCAATGACGTGGGATGAATAGAAGATGGTAGCACGGCAATGACGTGGGATGAATAGAAGATGGTAGCAGTGGCTCTCAAGGGAGAAACCAAGTTAGAAGCTTCTTCTCAAGGCGGTAGTGTTTAGTGTCGGGCAAACTCGAACTTGAGCCATAGATAGCTAGATCCGGGGTACGTGTGATTGCAGTGGCAAGTTCCCATGGGCCATGGCGGGAGAAGTTGACGTCATGCGGGACTCACCAAGCTCCACCACTGTTGTCTCCCTTCGCCCATTGACAGGTGGACAAGGTAGTGGTATAGCGAGTGGTGGACCGAGCAGTGGAGCAAACACCACTTTGTTAAGCTCATGGATCCTAGCAAGAAGAGCGCAACAAAGAGAAATCAACTAGTGGTGGGGATGCTCTTGTGGAGATGGTATAGAGGTTGGACATGAATATCTCGAGCATGACGAAACTCACTAGAGTCATGAGCATACGGAGGAAATCAAGCTTCACACCCAAAAACATTGCCAATTCATATAGGTCACCATCGTCGCTTTCACCTTGCTCCCCCAAGAGCTCTGCATTGCCTGACCTCGAGCTTCTTTTTACCACCAATGTGGGCCACGTGAACCCCTACCGTCGTGCGTGTTTGGGCTCTACCATCATCGCCATCCCCTCATTCCACTAGGTCATGGGCTCTTGTGGGATTTGGGTATAAGAGCAACAAGACTgctattacctccgtttcgtattgtaagactttttatccttgtctaaattcatcaattgataaatacatataatttatatatatatctaaatttattagcatctatatggaTGTAagcaagactaaaaagtcttatattatgaaacggagagagtagaaAGTTATTTTCAAGCTCCAACTAGTAGAGAGAGAAACcgaaggagaggaagaactCACTACTAGACAACCAACAAATAACAACTTCCTAGCTATGGTGTGGTGTATATGGGTCTTGGGTAGCTTAGAGAGAAGTCTTGTAGTCCGATTAGGGTATGGTCCGAGTAGTTGTAACAGGTCAATTTATTGTATATCCCAAGTAATTGTATATAGGAGGTTATTCTCATCTAGGTTTCCTATAGGTTGTTACTTGAGCTATTATGGAAACCGTATCTCATTTTCTCCGGTCCCTTGAGCTATAAAAAGGAGCTGGGTAGCCTTGTTGAAAGGGACGATATGTGTGATACTTGAGCCGTATCACttattttattcacaattcAATCTACGCCACTAGAGTAGGGTTTACCTCCATCCTAAAAGCCCGAACCAATATAATCTTCGTGTGATTACCATTTTTCCACAGTCTTTCGGACCCCATAAAATATTTCCCGATCATAAGAATAGACCAATAGTGATAGCGTTGAAAACTCCAATATAAAGCATAGGATTTAGGCTTCGAGGTAGGAGTCGGCAATGGGAGGAGGGCCGGGGGAGAGGGAATAGGAGGCTTTTCCCAACCTTTGAAAAGACATCCTTTAGAAATAGCCAAATTGGCAATGGGGCAACAACAGAGATGAACGGGTGGCATGGCGGCATGGGCACCCTCAAAGCCGCATAGATGGAGGCTAGTGGTAGGTGTGGCCAGTGGCAGGGGCGAGGGGCCTTAGAGTTAGGAGGTGATAGGACGCGACGAGACACTAGAGATAGGGAAGATGACAACACTGAGGAATGACAATGTCGCCTACCTTAGAGAGGAAGCCAGGTGGGGGCTTGTCGATGTCGTTGGTGGCATTTGGTGCTATTGAGCCAAGGGGTGACATCGGCACACTTGATCTACTCTAACATTGTCATACGGAAGAGAAAAAAGCAATGAGGTACATTGCTATTTAAGTACGTGTCTTGACGCAATAGTAAATGTAaaaaatgactaaattttaggttattttCACGTGactaaaaactagaaaatccTTATAAACATCTCTAATTAGCTGTATTTAATTTAACCCAAATCCTCTCCTAGATGTCAAGTGTTtgtagtattttatatttgtgtatatatagaggGGATTTGCCCGTGCGGCTTTGGCCCACGAGGAGGGATGAAATGGCCTAACTCCCCAGAAAACCCGGAGACAATTTTGGCCCAACTAGACCCAATTCTACGGTGCGCTGCGAGACGGCAACGAGTCCTACGACTACGAGAGACCAACCCGGCGGCTGATCCATCATCCATTGCGCACCACGGCGCAATCGCCCGGCGCGCGTAACCGCGGCAGCAAAACCCCTCCGCCTCCTGCACGCACGTACGACGACACACGCAcagccgcgcgcgcggggtgCCTGCCACCGTGCCACCGCTACGGGCCCCCGCCTGCGCGCGCGTCTTACTTATTCCGAACCAAGCGTGTCTTCATGGGACCCAGGCGTCCAAACCACGAGCCGCCCGCCACACAGCAATGGACTCGATCTCTCGCTGCTCCATTAAAACGCCAACGCGAGGCGAACGCGTCAATGGCGCCGGGTCGCAGCGCCTCGCCTCAATGGCGCCGGGCCGCAGCGTTACGCAGCGACGCCAAGGCCGAGACAGCGTAGGTTTGCAATTGGGCATGAGCTGGCTATTAGCCTATTTTAATCAGCGAGTGTAATTCTCATCTTCCAAAATTAGTTGGCGGCCATTACAGAGCCCGTGTACTTGGAGGCAATGGGACgggattatatttataaacaaaaaataatttataactaaaactaagttttatatatgtttttatagcaatttaaaagtaaaaggcTATAGtgaaaaaatactataaatttaaagttaaaatttttcttcgacttataagcataagtgaaacgGTAGGAGGATGTGTCGTTATAAGTCCGCCGTAGGAAGCCGGATATATACGCTGGAGTATTACCAAATGTCAAATGTGGATACGGTCTTAAAAGTATAAAGGTCAACCATATAGAAGAAGCTATGTGCTAGCTGCAACGGAATGTACCTTAAGAACTCCATTTCCTAAAAGAAGAGCAAACTGCATGTATCTAACTAAACTATTGCAGATAACTGGGTCAGCGCATCTACAGTTCATCATAAGATTAACATAATGTTTTAGTTttcgaaaaataagattaacaTATGTTTCAGATCGTTGGGCGCCATGTGATGCCATGGCTGACTTTGGACTTGGTCCATGtagtatatttaatttatgttttatagggGTCAGAGTTATTAATTTTAACTTgtgtattaatattaatacacaagttaatttagcaaaaaaataatatggtgAAGACAACAGGCATTTCATTTAGAGTAAGAGCCAATTCTATGTCCCATGCAAATTCCTTCGATCCTTCTGCATCCCTGAGATTTGTTTTATCTCTTATATATCGATGAGTTTATATTTGGATCTCTTACGTACACATTCTGTTAGTTGATCATTAGTTTGACCGTTAATTCATGTAGAAATGACTTTAGTGTCCTTGGTATATTGCTAGAAGCtagaaatatttgatttgtaaattatttgggttgtgaataataataagagataaattactaaatatttttaaaaataaaacataatttcattaataattaaaaaatatttattgtatacAGATCAAGCTCCCCaccaaatttcaaaattacttTTTACGAATATGCAGTGAAAAAAGATTCATCGAAAAAAGACAAAGGAGATGGAATTATTTCATTGGAAACTatcaatacatatttaaaattaatgtgtagatttaacatatttttttaaaaaaatatttttagaaaataagttttatttttttaagtttggcaTTAACTGATTGtatccttttattttagtataagttaCTTTTTGGACACAAAAATTTATCAAGTAGGTAGCAAAAGTATAAGAGGGATAATATAGTCatctgaaaaatatttaacgaTCAACTAATGGTCAACTAACATAAATGGTACAAAgggaatcaaaataaaaagttaGATGTATTGAAGGGATAAGGTAAAATTTAGGTGTACAGAGGAGATTGAGCAAATTTTCCTGAATAAGAACTCCACGGGCTATGCAAGCTATGAAAGCTCGAATGCTGCAAAGTAGTAAATGTTCCAATACAGCACGGTATGCATTTAAACCGTTGGAGGGGGTCACAATTCACAACCTAATGCTTACCTTCCTATCATTTGGTTTCTTTCCGTCCATGTCCTATTCCCTTGCGCTTTTACTCTTTGTGTTTTTCTTCTAGCTGAATTTATAATCGAACcaacttatatatttagtgGATAGGAGTTTTACAGTTTACATTAGCATTTCTTATTAGACACACTAAATTTACCACCTGGTGGTGTTTTATGGGTTATATGGTTTGATGCAGTCAATTAATCACGACTTCCATTTGAGAATAAAAAGACATAATAGATTTCTATACGGACTCCAATCCTAtgatttaactattaatttcttttataatatattattacccACAACTATGACATTAATAGGTAGCATACGTATCAACATATTTTCAACTAgaaatctaataaaaacatatattgttAGTTCAATTTagtagttaaaatttttaaatcccGACTTTCTGGAAAATAAAGATATCTTCTATGCCTCCattcttttatgtatataaatctaaatataagtgattttatggatgaatctagacaaacaaatacttgtttagatttatcccTATAACCCCTTTTATTCTAGaacgaagaaaaataatttagaacaGATGGACTGTCACAAATTTGAAATCGAGGCTCTGCCCTTCGTAATAAAGAGGCCATGGAATCAATTTCTAATCAAATATTGCAAACACAACAATGTATGGCGGAATTAAACAAACTGCGAATCCCCACCACCTTGCCTAAACACAGGGAATAATTAATGAACCAATCATGGAGACATTAAGTATATACCCAGAGATCGAACATGGCAACAACAACGTTTATGCATCATGGCTAGCTCTGTCATTAATTACGACCTCCTCCCGTGGTAGTGGCATAAATATGCGTACTCACcatgtgatcgatcgatcgagctcgcAAGACCACTACACAAACACTACACACATTTACGACGGCAGCATTGTCTCTGGAATAGTTGATCGATCGAAGGGAGAAGAGTCCGATATGGGGAGAAAAAcggaggccgccggcgccggccgggaagaaccggccgtcgtcgtcgcgatTAGGATGGACAAGACGACGATCATCGTGTCGTCGGTGGTTGGTTCCCTGGGCGTGCTCAGCGCCATCCTGGGGTTCGCTGCTGAGGCCGCAAAGCTCGGTGTAAGCATGCACGCACGAACACTGCTTACTCCATCTCTCTAGCTAGTGTGTTCTTGTTGCACGTACGTACTAATGGCGTATGTAATgggatgtgtgtgtgtgtgtcttgCAGGATTGTGCATCGGCTCTCGGGCTGGCGGTCACCGCGTCCATCTTCCTGATGATGGCGCAGGTCAccgtggcggccgccggcggctgctgcgGGTGCTGCAAGTCCAGGGCCATGCCGTCCGAGGCCAAGCGGATCGTCGGCGTGGTGTGCGCCGCCATCTCATGGTGAGTCGTCATGCAACAATTAACGTAAGATATCGACGGTCGCGCGTACGACGTGGTGATCTCACGCGCTCTcgctgcgtgcgtgcgtgcatggcGTGCGTGcagggtggcggcggtggtcgcGTTTGCCCTGTTCGTGGACGGTTCGATCGGCGCGGCCGTGGCGTGCGTCGGCCTGGTCGGCGAATTCGCGGGCGCGGCCGTGCTGGTACTTCTCTCCACGGGCCTCGGGATCACCTCCTTCGTCATGCTCCGCACGCAgtcgccgcggccgcagcccggcgagggtggcgcggcgccggccccGCGGGACGGCGCCGAAGAACCCACGCCGATCGGGACCCCGATGGACGGCCCCGGCCAGTTCCGGCTGCCGACGCCGCAAAATCCTCAGGCGCCTGAGCCACTGCCGAACTATCCACCGCCGGCATACTCTCCTGCGCCGGCTCAAGGGAACGCCGGCGGTCAAGCAGCGAACCAGCAGCTCCCGCCTCATCCACAAGGGCATGCGCAGGTCTAGCACCGTggcgcatatatatatcatcgcGCTCACGCGGACGCGGTACGTGTTGAATTGAATCGATCAGGGGCTAACACGAGAATGTAAAACCCTTGATCGTGCTTcagtgttttgttttttttcattggttTGATTTCAATGCTGATTTGTACAAGGCCAACTCTATAATTTTGAGGGTACTAGGTGAACTCGGTATCATAAGtcctctaaatattttttttacttgtaatattGTTGATGTCAAAAGTTGATTCCGACGTGTTACACATATAGGTCTAAAAGTCTTCTTAGATCGCTCCAGGGCATgatctaaattcttagaaaataTACAGGTGTGTCCGTCAGTTTAATCCTCCGACTGaccagataaaaaataaaataaaccgatcggctatcgagccgataggtaactgaCAATCCAGCCGATGAGATGTTGATTGCCGATAGGCTGAATAATTGGATGTTGAGCTTGGAGATCGGCTAGAAGCCATGATCAATTAAAATTGATGaacatgtaattctcataagccggtGTAGCACAAATAACTACTGATCTAAACAAACAAAGTCGATTGGTATATAAACAAGTAAAGAATCaactactctattgatataaatacaataagtATGCATACTACCAAGGATCATCGATAATAACCAACTGACGATACTctaagatctataaaatatctaacatAATTTACTGGAAATAATCttagaagaaaagaacaaaccgagacagttcaagattatgtcTAGCAATGTTAgactagatactaaacagatctagatcgTTATCAAGCTGATAAGCCGATTACTGATAGTTTATCGGCTGGAACTCTAATAAAACAGTGAGCAAGATACATTGACCTGACATAAACCATTTGATAAACGTAATCTAATAGACCGGACCGAGCCGAGGcaatattagattgaatatgtcaaataacaaatatcaaattaacGTAAATCACCAAAAGTGGTCGAACAGATCAACCGAAGATTACATAAGTAACCTAAGTTGAAActaatacgataactagcaatcataaaaccagattagaagatcaaactaaaccgagacagttctgatCTAGCCGACATGATTATCGGGGCCGGCGGAACATAGGACTTATCCTTCCACCGAAGATCGAAGCGATGTAGCCCCACATCAGGTGACAAGTTCGGCTGGTGATAAACCTCGAGAAGGAGGGTGGCGGTGTGCCAAAATTATATTGATCTGTGATGTAGATGATTACAATAACCCTTGGGCGTACATATTTAGACCAATGAGTGAGTACTATTCCATATAGGACATGTGACAcgtttttttatagataaaaagaaacacaTGCACAAGtctcgatcggactctaactctagtCCCTACTACATATGTCACatgtttcctaatagataaaagaaaataacaagttCCAATCAGACTctaactctagagataaaaggaaaactaCTAAAACATGCCTAGATAGAATTACCGTCATGCCATGGTTTTCACAGTTCCGCCATCTTGAATTTGGGTTCTTCTAGATAAGCTTTCCATTGACTTGTTACACCCTTTCTTTAACCGAATCCAATAaagaattttattaaatttggtgttaacacatgccccctaGTTTTGAAGCATGAGAACCGCTTTAAAATTATCTTCACTTCTCCAGCTTAATGACTCCAAAACTCTTCTTCCTTTGCCTCTTGTAATCGGCTTTCATGAGTCGACACTATCTTAATTAGATGTGTCAAACTTTAAAACTCATGGCAAAATAATTTGTCTTTGATACGTTCTAACAGTCGTCCAGATGCAAGATCGGCTAATTGTTTATCATTTAGGCTTAAGACTATAGCATCGGCTGCAAacattactaaatttttatatatattctatagcCGATTCATCTTCCTGCTACTTAACCAGAATTAAGTCTGTATGTTTCGTCTCATCCATGccagcaaaaaaatatttgtgaaattgtttcttaaatttgaacaaaCTTATCCTATTACAGACGAAACCCCATTATTTCCCAAATTTGGACTCCTTCGAAATTCGATTCCTTATCCCATACACACATAAGCTCCCATGCTATGTCGTATGGAATTTTTACCACCATATGCATTGTTCTTTAGCCTAAGCATCTCATATGTAATACTGATCGTCCAGATATCATCTTCTTCCAAGTTAATTCCGATCCATCACTGACAATATTCTACTGAGGCATCAAAATACATCTACATGCGAATCAAACAAGAAACCGTGTCTGAGCATAAATTCTATTCTAACTTGACTCAACATTAGCATAGCAATAGTATCAGTACGTATAAAAACCATCTGGAAGTCAAATCTCTAAATAACAAATCCgaaaaattgaaaagattAGCCAAAATTGAAACCGATCTAGTAATTCTGAGCAGACCTTATCGAGTCAACCAACACCTCCACCTCGCCAAAAGACTTCGAATACCAAAACCAATTACCTCACGTACTAATTGTTCATCATAAATTAATAACTAAAACACACTTTGATTTTACAATTGTgaccctgccgccgccgtcctagCCTCTTTCggtggctagctagctcagaTAGTGGCGAACTGAAGAGGGGAGAGGTGGTGGCGCGGCCTAGGACGTGGAGGCATGGAGAATCACCCAATACCCCCGCGACCGTAAGCACAGCAGCTATAGATATGTCTGCCAAAGTAGCAAACGCGTCGTCCTACCGTAGTGATCTTAAGTATGCTGTGGACGGCTGCTTGGTTATTACTAAGCCCgtacagtatatatatatcagtttAGTGCATGTAAACTGTACTGAAGACGACACAGTCAGAACTACGCCCGGATAAACTGTCATTAGTGCCTCGATCACAACATGCCTATTTATTAGAGAATGAGAACGATTCATTGAGATTTGAGAGTGATGTTGAAATCACGCTGAGCATAGCCAATATATACTCACGTCGCTGTTGTTTTATTAAGCTCCTCCTGTTGGCAGGAGCATATATAAACCGTGTGCCCATCGATCGAACTGTGTCAAAGTGTGACTGAGCGTCGTCTGAGCCCAGCCCTCTATATAAACACGCCCACGACGCCCAATCTTGTACATCGACCAgcgaaagaaaagagaaagatcGAGagtccgatcgatcgatatggCTAAGAGCGAGGTGCCCGCCGGCGGGGAAGCGCAGCCGGCGCCCGCCGGCGTCGCGATTAAATTTGACAAGACGGCGATCATCGTGTCGGCGGTGGTCGGGTCCCTGGGTTTGCTGAGCGCCATCCTGGGCTTCGCCGCTGAGGGTGCGAAGCGCAACAAGGCGAGTTCTTGTTTAATTAGCGCTACTGGATGGAGTATATGGTAGATCATGGGCTACTAGTTGACTACGTGATGCTTTAGTGACAAGAGAAGATGACGCGGGAGATTGATCATCTGTACG
Encoded proteins:
- the LOC102703219 gene encoding uncharacterized protein LOC102703219; the protein is MGRKTEAAGAGREEPAVVVAIRMDKTTIIVSSVVGSLGVLSAILGFAAEAAKLGDCASALGLAVTASIFLMMAQVTVAAAGGCCGCCKSRAMPSEAKRIVGVVCAAISWVAAVVAFALFVDGSIGAAVACVGLVGEFAGAAVLVLLSTGLGITSFVMLRTQSPRPQPGEGGAAPAPRDGAEEPTPIGTPMDGPGQFRLPTPQNPQAPEPLPNYPPPAYSPAPAQGNAGGQAANQQLPPHPQGHAQV